Proteins encoded by one window of Hylaeus volcanicus isolate JK05 chromosome 7, UHH_iyHylVolc1.0_haploid, whole genome shotgun sequence:
- the LOC128879567 gene encoding RING-type E3 ubiquitin-protein ligase PPIL2, with translation MGKRQHQKDKMYLTYTEWTTLYGGKRSGTSDSNEDSTFRRLPFDHCCLSLQPFEHPYCDAQGNIFELEPILEYIKRYKHNPVTGKPLDPKSLIKLNFFKNAEGQYHCPVLFKLFSKHSHIVAIKTTGNVFSHEAVEQLNIKTRNWKDLVNDQPFARKDIIVIQDPSYATKFNLSTFHHIKNNIRVEDEETIKERSNPNAKLKTVSMETKEILAELDRDYKQAETKHEISKPKADKFNAAHYSTGAVAAGFTSTVMPTETMHQAAVIAEDLVRYERVKKKGYVRIVTNYGALNLELHCDLVPKTCENFIKHCQNTYYDGTKFHRSIRNFMIQGGDPTNTGNGGTSIWGKKFEDEFKPNLIHQGRGILSMANSGPNTNGSQFFITFRSCRHLDRKHTVFGKIVGGLETLNAIEKVEVDNKDRPIEDIIIQKAQVFVDPFQEADEQLIAERAAEVERLAQEAAKSKSSDNAEKNELKVYRSGVGKYIRMNQGQDKAEKGEVEPVVKKKKVTPSSFGDFSSW, from the exons ATGGGTAAACGTCAACATCAAAAAGACAAAAT GTATTTAACATATACAGAATGGACAACATTGTATGGTGGAAAGAGGTCAGGTACTTCTGACTCTAATGAAGATTCAACATTTCGTCGTTTACCTTTTGACCATTGTTGTTTAAGTTTGCAACCCTTTGAACATCCCTATTGTGATGCACAGGGAAATATCTTTGAATTAGAACcaatattagaatatataaaGAGATATAAGCACAATCCTGTTACTGGGAAGCCTTTAGATCCAAagtctttaataaaattaaatttttttaagaatgcGGAAGGACAATATCATTGtccagttttatttaaactgtttAGTAAACATTCTCATATTGTTGCTATTAAAACAACAGGAAATGTGTTTTCACACGAG GCAGTAGaacaattgaatataaaaacacGTAATTGGAAAGATTTAGTGAATGATCAACCTTTTGCACGTAAGGACATTATTGTAATTCAAGATCCAAGCTATgccacaaaatttaatttatcaacttttcatcatatcaaaaataatataagagtTGAAGATGAag aaactataaaagaaagaagtaatccaaatgcaaaattgaaaactgtATCAATGGaaactaaagaaatattagCAGAGTTGGATAGAGATTATAAACAAGCTGAAACCAAGCATGAAATTTCTAAACCAAAAGCAGATAAATTTAATGCA GCACACTACTCTACTGGTGCTGTAGCAGCTGGGTTTACATCAACAGTAATGCCAACAGAAACTATGCATCAAGCAGCGGTTATCGCGGAAGATTTAGTACGATACGAGagagtaaaaaagaaag GATATGTAAGGATTGTCACAAACTATGGTGCTTTGAACTTAGAGCTTCACTGTGATCTTGTTCCAAAAACGtgtgaaaattttataaaacattgtCAGAACACGTACTATGatggaacaaaatttcatagaTCCATACGGAATTTCATG ATACAAGGAGGTGATCCTACAAACACTGGTAACGGAGGGACATCTATTTGGGGGAAAAAATTCGAAGATGAATTCAAGCCAAACTTGATTCATCAAGGCAGAGGAATTTTATCAATGGCGAACTCTGGGCCAAACACAAATGGATCgcaatt tTTCATCACATTTCGATCGTGTAGACATCTGGATCGCAAGCATACCGTCTTTGGGAAAATAGTAGGTGGATTAGAAACGCTAAACGCCATTGAAAAGGTCGAAGTGGACAACAAGGATAGACCTATAgaagatataataatacagaaaGCTCAGGTTTTTGTTGATCCATTTCAAGAAGCCGACGAGCAGTTGATCGCAGAGCGTGCAGCCGAAGTTGAGCGATTAGCACAAGAAGCAGCAAAGAGTAAATCCTCCGACAACGCAGagaaaaacgaattaaaagtatatCGATCGGGTGTGGGAAAATATATCAGAATGAATCAAGGGCAGGACAA agCGGAAAAGGGCGAGGTCGAGCCTGTAGTCAAGAAGAAAAAGGTCACGCCAAGTTCGTTCGGAGATTTTTCTTCTTGGTAG